In one Sesamum indicum cultivar Zhongzhi No. 13 linkage group LG12, S_indicum_v1.0, whole genome shotgun sequence genomic region, the following are encoded:
- the LOC105175378 gene encoding protein translation factor SUI1 homolog, whose protein sequence is MSDFDVQIPSAFDPFAEAKAEDSGAGAKEYVHIRVQQRNGRKSLTTVQGLKKEFSYNKILKDLKKEFCCNGTVVQDPELGQVIQLQGDQRKNVSTFLVQAGIVKKEHIKIHGF, encoded by the exons ATGTCTGATTTTGATGTCCAAATCCCTAGTGCCTTTG ATCCTTTTGCTGAGGCAAAAGCTGAAGACTCCGGTGCAGGGGCAAAAGAATATGTGCATATCCGTGTACAGCAACGTAATGGGAGGAAAAGTCTGACTACCGTCCAGGGGTTGAAGAAGGAGTTCAGCTACAACAAAATTCTCAAGGACCTTAAGAAGGAGTTTTGCTGCAATGGTACAGTTGTCCAGGACCCAGAGCTGGGTCAG GTTATACAACTTCAAGGTGACCAGAGGAAGAACGTATCGACCTTCCTTGTTCAG GCAGGAATCGTGAAGAAAGAACACATCAAGATTCATGGTTTCTGA